A section of the Pan paniscus chromosome 7, NHGRI_mPanPan1-v2.0_pri, whole genome shotgun sequence genome encodes:
- the WDR97 gene encoding WD repeat-containing protein 97 isoform X5, with product MEAEVWEAEGYNLVLDSDLYDVDGYDVPDPGLLTEKNELTFTEPSQVLPFLTSSQQWQSLTPRARARRLWLLLRTSLHEVVEKEKRAELRVARLTHGLEPLRRLEVAAGLRSVAQDPVGGRFVVLDGAGRLHLHKEDGWAQETLLAPVGLTGLVTVLGPLGAVGRFVGWGPAGLAILRPNLSLLWLSEQGVGRAPGWAPTCCLPVPDLRLLLVAEMNSSLALWQFRSGGRRLVLRGSPLHPPPSPTGRLMRLAVAPVPPHHVLRCFAAYGSAVLTFDLHAWTLVDVRRDLHKTTISDLAYCEEVEAMVTASRDSTVKVWEADWQIRMVFVGHTGPVTAMTVLPNTTLVLSASQDGTLRTWDLQAAAQVGEVALGFWGQDKLSRRVGRLLAPVRPGWPVLSLCASSMQLWRVRELYSSLAQLPAKVLHVQVAPALPAPAHQSLPTRLVCACADGSVYLLSAATGRIVSSLLLEPEDCAAAVAYCLPREALWLLTRAGHLVRANAARCPMSVLHRVCPPPPPAPQPCCLHLYSHLTDLGGAFSSWEIVRQHWGELRCSSVACAWKNKNRYLPVVGHTDGTLSVLEWLSSKTVFQTEAHSPGPVVAIASTWNSIVSSGGDLTVKMWRVFPYAEESLSLLRTFSCCYPAVALCALGRRVTAGFEDPDSATYGLVQFGLGDSPRLDHRPQDDPTDHITGLCCCPTLKLYACSSLDCTVRIWTAENRLLRLLQLNGAPQALAFCSNSGDLVLALGSRLCLVSHRVYLPTSYLLKKMCQKAPDVVDDPPLPLMSQESLTSAQLQRLTNLHGAASLSEALSLIHRRRATSQHLVPKEDLDALVARDRDLQQLRLGLVVPAAQPPPSWQQRQEGFDNYLHLIYRSGLLGMQSGRESQQWSAGTLTVERETRDVCALPQAAHCLARAEIPLLPKRWDKEPLSSLRGFFPATVQPHKHCLRPICFPGYVPNSAVLQQMWLNAEPGASQDALWLWRPRPSQAQWQRKLLQWMGEKPGEEGEEDEKEEEEEKEDEELDQALASLSPHSNQQLDSWELEDQSAVDWTQEPRRRSCKAARTHPHPWHRHGSLLLDEHYGHLPKFLHFFIYQTWFKKLFPIFSLQAYPEAGTVEGLASLLVALLEKTTWVDRVHILQVLLRLLPNMSSDLQGQLQGLLIHLLNLDQPPSLQDQTQKKFVILALQLLLACSLESRDVVLELMSYFLYSPVHCRPELKKLLHGLGLRDPEGFLFKEMMTWVQGPDLDSKAGLRTCCHQKLEDMIQQLQETPSQTSVVSGAPTRASVIPSGTSWSPSSIFGRLSQVSEVPLMVVSPAEPHSLAPELQAQRTLAPTRSWGTPQFRLGVLSETLKSFCLEPEARLHPAGPAQLPGEPPPLEETDWSHSQLLDLGPIDALNFFCEQLRAQQRSSLQEKAAHPHPPVPDTVAPVPDMVVPPPQEHWCHPILRLQEAKPQRSARSAMRLRGPMLSRLCAGRTLDGRIRTLKLPLPRVEPQPFPLDWPTPPRPLPPRLLQPALQRYFLPADADPDTYS from the exons ATGGAGGCAGAGGTGTGGGAGGCAGAAGGCTACAACCTAGTTCTGGACTCGGACCTGTATGATGTGGATGGCTATGATGTCCCAGACCCTGGGCTGCTCACCGAAAAGAATG AGTTGACTTTCACGGAGCCGTCGCAGGTCCTGCCCTTTTTGACCAGCAGCCAACAGTGGCAAAGCCTGACCCCGCGCGCCCGCGCCCGCCGGCTGTGGCTGCTTCTGCGCACCAGCCTCCACGAAGTCGTGGAAAAG GAGAAGAGAGCCGAGCTGCGCGTGGCGCGCCTGACGCATGGGCTGGAACCACTGCGCCGCCTGGAGGTGGCAGCTGGGCTGCGCTCGGTGGCGCAGGACCCGGTGGGTGGACGCTTCGTGGTGCTGGACGGCGCGGGCCGCCTGCACCTGCACAAGGAAGACGGCTGGGCACAGGAGACGCTGCTGGCGCCTGTCGGGCTTACGGGGCTGGTGACCGTGCTGGGCCCGCTGGGTGCCGTGGGCCGTTTTGTAGGCTGGGGCCCCGCGGGGCTGGCAATTCTGAGGCCCAACCTCAGCCTGCTGTGGCTGAGCGAGCAGGGGGTGGGCAGGGCCCCGGGTTGGGCGCCCACCTGCTGCCTGCCGGTTCCCGACCTCAGGCTGCTGCTCGTTGCGGAGATGAACAGCAGCCTGGCGCTGTGGCAGTTCCGCTCAGGTGGTCGCCGCCTGGTGCTGCGAGGGTCACCACTGCACCCGCCCCCGAGCCCAACAGGCAGGCTCATGCGTCTGGCTGTGGCGCCGGTTCCTCCCCACCACGTCCTGCGCTGCTTCGCGGCCTATGGCTCGGCCGTGCTCACTTTCGATCTGCATGCCTGGACTCTCGTAGATGTGCGCCGGGATTTGCACAAAAC CACCATCTCGGACCTGGCTTACTGCGAGGAAGTAGAGGCAATGGTGACAGCTTCCCGGGACAGCACCGTGAAGGTGTGGGAGGCTGACTGGCAGATCCGGATGGTGTTCGTGGGCCACACAG GCCCGGTGACGGCTATGACTGTGCTCCCGAACACGACCCTGGTGTTGTCAGCCTCGCAGGACGGGACGCTACGCACCTGGGACCTGCAGGCGGCCGCGCAGGTGGGCGAGGTAGCACTGGGCTTCTGGGGCCAGGACAAGCTGTCCCGGCGCGTGGGCCGTCTGCTGGCGCCGGTGCGCCCGGGCTGGCCGGTGCTGTCCCTGTGCGCGAGCAGCATGCAGCTGTGGCGCGTACGCGAGCTCTACTCGTCGTTGGCGCAACTGCCCGCCAAGGTGCTCCACGTGCAGGTGGCGCCTGCGTTGCCCGCGCCTGCGCACCAGTCGCTGCCTACGCGCCTCGTGTGCGCGTGCGCCGACGGCTCGGTCTACCTCCTGTCGGCTGCCACCGGGCGCATAGTGAGCTCACTGCTGCTGGAGCCGGAGGACTGCGCGGCAGCCGTGGCCTACTGCCTGCCGCGCGAGGCGCTGTGGCTGCTGACCAGGGCTGGGCACCTGGTCCGCGCCAACGCGGCGCGCTGCCCCATGAGCGTGCTGCACCGCGTGTGCCCGCCGCCGCCCCCTGCGCCGCAGCCTTGCTGTCTGCACCTGTACAGCCACCTCACGGATCTCGGAGGCGCCTTCTCCTCCTGGGAGATCGTGCGCCAGCACTGGGGCGAGTTGCGCTGCAGCTCTGTGGCCTGCGCCTGGAAGAACAAGAACCG GTACCTGCCAGTGGTGGGGCACACGGACGGCACGCTGTCGGTGCTGGAGTGGCTCTCGTCGAAGACTGTCTTCCAAACGGAGGCGCACAGCCCGGGCCCGGTTGTCGCCATCGCATCCACCTGGAACAGCATTGTGTCTTCGG GTGGGGACCTGACGGTGAAGATGTGGCGCGTCTTCCCCTATGCCGAGGAGAGCCTGAGCCTGCTGCGCACCTTCTCCTGCTGCTACCCGGCCGTGGCGCTCTGTGCGCTAGGCAGACGCGTCACCGCGGGCTTTGAGGACCCAGACAGCGCTACCTACGGCCTGGTGCAGTTTGGCCTGGGCGACAGTCCGCGATTAGACCACCGGCCCCAGGACGACCCCACGGACCACATCACTG GCCTGTGCTGCTGCCCCACGCTCAAACTGTATGCCTGCTCCAGCCTGGACTGCACCGTTCGCATCTGGACTGCTGAGAACCGCCTCCTGCG GCTCCTGCAGCTGAATGGTGCCCCTCAGGCCCTGGCTTTCTGCAGCAACAGTGGAGACCTGGTGCTGGCGCTGGGATCCCGCCTCTGCCTGGTGTCCCACAGGGTCTACCTGCCTACATCCTACCTACTTAAG AAGATGTGCCAGAAGGCCCCAGACGTGGTGGACGACCCTCCGCTGCCACTGATGAGCCAGGAGTCACTGACTTCCGCCCAACTGCAGAGGCTCACCAACCTCCATGGGGCAGCCAGCCTCAG CGAGGCTTTGTCTCTCATCCATCGTCGGAGGGCAACATCTCAGCACCTGGTGCCGAAGGAG GACTTGGACGCCCTAGTGGCCCGGGACCGAGACCTTCAGCAGTTGAGGCTGGGGCTAGTGGTCCcagcagcccagcccccaccctcctGGCAGCAGCGCCAGGAAGGCTTTGACAATTACCTCCATCTGATCTACCGCTCTGGCCTGCTG GGCATGCAGTCTGGAAGGGAGTCCCAGCAGTGGAGTGCCGGGACCCTCACAGTGGAGAGAGAGACCCGGGATGTGTGTGCTCTACCCCAAGCTGCCCACTGTCTTGCCCGGGCTGAG ATCCCACTGCTGCCAAAGAGATGGGACAAGGAACCTCTCTCTAGCCTCAGGGGCTTCTTTCCTGCCACCGTGCAGCCCCACAAG CACTGCCTGAGGCCCATCTGCTTCCCCGGCTATGTGCCCAATTCCGCGGTGCTACAGCAGATGTGGCTAAATGCAGAG CCAGGGGCAAGCCAGGATGCCCTGTGGTTGTGGCGCCCCAGGCCATCCCAAGCCCAGTGGCAGAGGAAGCTGCTCCAGTGGATGGGGGagaagcctggggaggagggggaggaagacgagaaggaagaggaggaggagaaggaagacgAGGAGCTGGACCAGGCCTTGGCTTCCCTGAGCCCGCACTCCAACCAGCAGCTGGATTCCTGGGAACTGGAGGATCAG AGTGCTGTGGACTGGACCCAGGAGCCCCGGCGGCGCAGCTGCAAGGCTGCCAGGACCCACCCTCATCCCTGGCACCGTCATGGGAGTTTGCTCTTGGATGAGCATTATGGGCATCTTCCCAAGTTTCTGCATTTCTTCATCTACCAGACCTGGTTCAAAAAGCTGTTCCCCATCTTCAGCCTGCAG GCATACCCGGAGGCAGGCACGGTTGAGGGCCTGGCCTCGCTGTTGGTGGCCCTGCTGGAGAAGACCACGTGGGTCGACCGTGTGCACATCCTGCAGGTGCTACTGAGACTGCTGCCCAACATGAGCAGTGATCTCCAAGGCCAGCTGCAGGGCCTGCTCATACACTTGCTCAACCTGGACCAGCCCCCCAGCCTCCAG GACCAGACGCAGAAGAAGTTCGTGATACTGGcgctgcagctgctcctggcctgCTCCCTGGAGTCCCGGGATGTGGTGCTGGAGCTCATGTCCTACTTCCTCTACTCTCCCGTGCACTGCCG GCCAGAGCTCAAGAAGCTGCTGCACGGGCTGGGCCTTCGGGACCCAGAGGGCTTCCTATTCAAGGAGATGATGACCTGGGTCCAGGGCCCAGACCTGGACTCCAAGGCCGGCCTGCGCACTTGCTGCCACCAGAAACTGGAGGACATGATCCAGCAGCTTCAG GAGACCCCATCGCAGACGTCAGTGGTCTCTGGGGCACCCACACGCGCCTCCGTGATACCCTCGGGCACCTCCTGGTCGCCCTCCAGCATCTTCGGGAGGCTCTCACAGGTCTCAGAGGTGCCTTTGATGGTGGTCTCACCTGCGGAGCCGCACTCTTTAGCCCCGGAGCTCCAGGCCCAGCGGACGCTGGCACCCACGCGCAGCTGGGGGACCCCTCAGTTCCGTCTCGGAGTGCTCTCCGAGACGCTGAAGAGCTTTTGCCTGGAGCCCGAGGCCCGCCTGCACCCTGCCGGGCCTGCTCAGCTGCCCGGAGAGCCGCCGCCGCTGGAGGAGACCGACTGGTCGCACTCGCAGCTGCTGGACTTGGGCCCCATCGACGCGCTCAACTTCTTCTGTGAGCAGCTGCGGGCGCAGCAGCGGAGTTCGCTCCAGGAGAAGGCTGCGCACCCACACCCGCCAGTGCCCGACACGGTGGCGCCGGTGCCCGACATGGTGGTGCCACCTCCACAGGAGCACTG GTGCCACCCCATCCTCCGGCTGCAGGAGGCCAAGCCGCAGAGGTCTGCGAGGTCCGCGATGAGACTGAGGG GCCCCATGCTGTCCCGGCTCTGTGCGGGCCGCACCCTGGACGGCCGCATCCGGACGCTGAAGCTGCCGCTGCCGCGTGTGGAGCCGCAGCCTTTCCCCCTGGACTGGCCCACGCCCCCGCGCCCGCTGCCCCCGCGGCTCCTGCAGCCGGCCCTGCAGCGCTACTTTCTGCCAGCGGACGCGGACCCTGACACCTACAGCTGA
- the WDR97 gene encoding WD repeat-containing protein 97 isoform X1: protein MEAEVWEAEGYNLVLDSDLYDVDGYDVPDPGLLTEKNELTFTEPSQVLPFLTSSQQWQSLTPRARARRLWLLLRTSLHEVVEKEKRAELRVARLTHGLEPLRRLEVAAGLRSVAQDPVGGRFVVLDGAGRLHLHKEDGWAQETLLAPVGLTGLVTVLGPLGAVGRFVGWGPAGLAILRPNLSLLWLSEQGVGRAPGWAPTCCLPVPDLRLLLVAEMNSSLALWQFRSGGRRLVLRGSPLHPPPSPTGRLMRLAVAPVPPHHVLRCFAAYGSAVLTFDLHAWTLVDVRRDLHKTTISDLAYCEEVEAMVTASRDSTVKVWEADWQIRMVFVGHTGPVTAMTVLPNTTLVLSASQDGTLRTWDLQAAAQVGEVALGFWGQDKLSRRVGRLLAPVRPGWPVLSLCASSMQLWRVRELYSSLAQLPAKVLHVQVAPALPAPAHQSLPTRLVCACADGSVYLLSAATGRIVSSLLLEPEDCAAAVAYCLPREALWLLTRAGHLVRANAARCPMSVLHRVCPPPPPAPQPCCLHLYSHLTDLGGAFSSWEIVRQHWGELRCSSVACAWKNKNRYLPVVGHTDGTLSVLEWLSSKTVFQTEAHSPGPVVAIASTWNSIVSSGGDLTVKMWRVFPYAEESLSLLRTFSCCYPAVALCALGRRVTAGFEDPDSATYGLVQFGLGDSPRLDHRPQDDPTDHITGLCCCPTLKLYACSSLDCTVRIWTAENRLLRLLQLNGAPQALAFCSNSGDLVLALGSRLCLVSHRVYLPTSYLLKKMCQKAPDVVDDPPLPLMSQESLTSAQLQRLTNLHGAASLSEALSLIHRRRATSQHLVPKEDLDALVARDRDLQQLRLGLVVPAAQPPPSWQQRQEGFDNYLHLIYRSGLLGMQSGRESQQWSAGTLTVERETRDVCALPQAAHCLARAEVSTAAQTVPTALSPQDLGALGQHFSQSPRVTVPIPPTHRRVHSKASQLLARSSLSHYLGISLDLQLQLEQLQGRMTMALDLPSSHLQCRIPLLPKRWDKEPLSSLRGFFPATVQPHKHCLRPICFPGYVPNSAVLQQMWLNAEPGASQDALWLWRPRPSQAQWQRKLLQWMGEKPGEEGEEDEKEEEEEKEDEELDQALASLSPHSNQQLDSWELEDQSAVDWTQEPRRRSCKAARTHPHPWHRHGSLLLDEHYGHLPKFLHFFIYQTWFKKLFPIFSLQAYPEAGTVEGLASLLVALLEKTTWVDRVHILQVLLRLLPNMSSDLQGQLQGLLIHLLNLDQPPSLQDQTQKKFVILALQLLLACSLESRDVVLELMSYFLYSPVHCRPELKKLLHGLGLRDPEGFLFKEMMTWVQGPDLDSKAGLRTCCHQKLEDMIQQLQETPSQTSVVSGAPTRASVIPSGTSWSPSSIFGRLSQVSEVPLMVVSPAEPHSLAPELQAQRTLAPTRSWGTPQFRLGVLSETLKSFCLEPEARLHPAGPAQLPGEPPPLEETDWSHSQLLDLGPIDALNFFCEQLRAQQRSSLQEKAAHPHPPVPDTVAPVPDMVVPPPQEHWCHPILRLQEAKPQRSARSAMRLRGPMLSRLCAGRTLDGRIRTLKLPLPRVEPQPFPLDWPTPPRPLPPRLLQPALQRYFLPADADPDTYS from the exons ATGGAGGCAGAGGTGTGGGAGGCAGAAGGCTACAACCTAGTTCTGGACTCGGACCTGTATGATGTGGATGGCTATGATGTCCCAGACCCTGGGCTGCTCACCGAAAAGAATG AGTTGACTTTCACGGAGCCGTCGCAGGTCCTGCCCTTTTTGACCAGCAGCCAACAGTGGCAAAGCCTGACCCCGCGCGCCCGCGCCCGCCGGCTGTGGCTGCTTCTGCGCACCAGCCTCCACGAAGTCGTGGAAAAG GAGAAGAGAGCCGAGCTGCGCGTGGCGCGCCTGACGCATGGGCTGGAACCACTGCGCCGCCTGGAGGTGGCAGCTGGGCTGCGCTCGGTGGCGCAGGACCCGGTGGGTGGACGCTTCGTGGTGCTGGACGGCGCGGGCCGCCTGCACCTGCACAAGGAAGACGGCTGGGCACAGGAGACGCTGCTGGCGCCTGTCGGGCTTACGGGGCTGGTGACCGTGCTGGGCCCGCTGGGTGCCGTGGGCCGTTTTGTAGGCTGGGGCCCCGCGGGGCTGGCAATTCTGAGGCCCAACCTCAGCCTGCTGTGGCTGAGCGAGCAGGGGGTGGGCAGGGCCCCGGGTTGGGCGCCCACCTGCTGCCTGCCGGTTCCCGACCTCAGGCTGCTGCTCGTTGCGGAGATGAACAGCAGCCTGGCGCTGTGGCAGTTCCGCTCAGGTGGTCGCCGCCTGGTGCTGCGAGGGTCACCACTGCACCCGCCCCCGAGCCCAACAGGCAGGCTCATGCGTCTGGCTGTGGCGCCGGTTCCTCCCCACCACGTCCTGCGCTGCTTCGCGGCCTATGGCTCGGCCGTGCTCACTTTCGATCTGCATGCCTGGACTCTCGTAGATGTGCGCCGGGATTTGCACAAAAC CACCATCTCGGACCTGGCTTACTGCGAGGAAGTAGAGGCAATGGTGACAGCTTCCCGGGACAGCACCGTGAAGGTGTGGGAGGCTGACTGGCAGATCCGGATGGTGTTCGTGGGCCACACAG GCCCGGTGACGGCTATGACTGTGCTCCCGAACACGACCCTGGTGTTGTCAGCCTCGCAGGACGGGACGCTACGCACCTGGGACCTGCAGGCGGCCGCGCAGGTGGGCGAGGTAGCACTGGGCTTCTGGGGCCAGGACAAGCTGTCCCGGCGCGTGGGCCGTCTGCTGGCGCCGGTGCGCCCGGGCTGGCCGGTGCTGTCCCTGTGCGCGAGCAGCATGCAGCTGTGGCGCGTACGCGAGCTCTACTCGTCGTTGGCGCAACTGCCCGCCAAGGTGCTCCACGTGCAGGTGGCGCCTGCGTTGCCCGCGCCTGCGCACCAGTCGCTGCCTACGCGCCTCGTGTGCGCGTGCGCCGACGGCTCGGTCTACCTCCTGTCGGCTGCCACCGGGCGCATAGTGAGCTCACTGCTGCTGGAGCCGGAGGACTGCGCGGCAGCCGTGGCCTACTGCCTGCCGCGCGAGGCGCTGTGGCTGCTGACCAGGGCTGGGCACCTGGTCCGCGCCAACGCGGCGCGCTGCCCCATGAGCGTGCTGCACCGCGTGTGCCCGCCGCCGCCCCCTGCGCCGCAGCCTTGCTGTCTGCACCTGTACAGCCACCTCACGGATCTCGGAGGCGCCTTCTCCTCCTGGGAGATCGTGCGCCAGCACTGGGGCGAGTTGCGCTGCAGCTCTGTGGCCTGCGCCTGGAAGAACAAGAACCG GTACCTGCCAGTGGTGGGGCACACGGACGGCACGCTGTCGGTGCTGGAGTGGCTCTCGTCGAAGACTGTCTTCCAAACGGAGGCGCACAGCCCGGGCCCGGTTGTCGCCATCGCATCCACCTGGAACAGCATTGTGTCTTCGG GTGGGGACCTGACGGTGAAGATGTGGCGCGTCTTCCCCTATGCCGAGGAGAGCCTGAGCCTGCTGCGCACCTTCTCCTGCTGCTACCCGGCCGTGGCGCTCTGTGCGCTAGGCAGACGCGTCACCGCGGGCTTTGAGGACCCAGACAGCGCTACCTACGGCCTGGTGCAGTTTGGCCTGGGCGACAGTCCGCGATTAGACCACCGGCCCCAGGACGACCCCACGGACCACATCACTG GCCTGTGCTGCTGCCCCACGCTCAAACTGTATGCCTGCTCCAGCCTGGACTGCACCGTTCGCATCTGGACTGCTGAGAACCGCCTCCTGCG GCTCCTGCAGCTGAATGGTGCCCCTCAGGCCCTGGCTTTCTGCAGCAACAGTGGAGACCTGGTGCTGGCGCTGGGATCCCGCCTCTGCCTGGTGTCCCACAGGGTCTACCTGCCTACATCCTACCTACTTAAG AAGATGTGCCAGAAGGCCCCAGACGTGGTGGACGACCCTCCGCTGCCACTGATGAGCCAGGAGTCACTGACTTCCGCCCAACTGCAGAGGCTCACCAACCTCCATGGGGCAGCCAGCCTCAG CGAGGCTTTGTCTCTCATCCATCGTCGGAGGGCAACATCTCAGCACCTGGTGCCGAAGGAG GACTTGGACGCCCTAGTGGCCCGGGACCGAGACCTTCAGCAGTTGAGGCTGGGGCTAGTGGTCCcagcagcccagcccccaccctcctGGCAGCAGCGCCAGGAAGGCTTTGACAATTACCTCCATCTGATCTACCGCTCTGGCCTGCTG GGCATGCAGTCTGGAAGGGAGTCCCAGCAGTGGAGTGCCGGGACCCTCACAGTGGAGAGAGAGACCCGGGATGTGTGTGCTCTACCCCAAGCTGCCCACTGTCTTGCCCGGGCTGAGGTCAGCACCGCAGCCCAAACAGTGCCAACAGCCCTGTCCCCACAGGACCTGGGAGCCCTGGGCCAGCACTTCTCCCAGTCTCCCCGAGTCACAGTGCCGATCCCACCCACCCACCGTAGGGTGCACAGCAAGGCATCCCAG CTTCTGGCCCGCTCCTCACTGAGCCACTACCTGGGCATCAGTCTGGATCTGCAGCTGCAGTTGGAGCAGCTCCAAGGGAGGATGACCATGGCCCTGGACCTGCCATCCTCCCACTTGCAGTGCAGG ATCCCACTGCTGCCAAAGAGATGGGACAAGGAACCTCTCTCTAGCCTCAGGGGCTTCTTTCCTGCCACCGTGCAGCCCCACAAG CACTGCCTGAGGCCCATCTGCTTCCCCGGCTATGTGCCCAATTCCGCGGTGCTACAGCAGATGTGGCTAAATGCAGAG CCAGGGGCAAGCCAGGATGCCCTGTGGTTGTGGCGCCCCAGGCCATCCCAAGCCCAGTGGCAGAGGAAGCTGCTCCAGTGGATGGGGGagaagcctggggaggagggggaggaagacgagaaggaagaggaggaggagaaggaagacgAGGAGCTGGACCAGGCCTTGGCTTCCCTGAGCCCGCACTCCAACCAGCAGCTGGATTCCTGGGAACTGGAGGATCAG AGTGCTGTGGACTGGACCCAGGAGCCCCGGCGGCGCAGCTGCAAGGCTGCCAGGACCCACCCTCATCCCTGGCACCGTCATGGGAGTTTGCTCTTGGATGAGCATTATGGGCATCTTCCCAAGTTTCTGCATTTCTTCATCTACCAGACCTGGTTCAAAAAGCTGTTCCCCATCTTCAGCCTGCAG GCATACCCGGAGGCAGGCACGGTTGAGGGCCTGGCCTCGCTGTTGGTGGCCCTGCTGGAGAAGACCACGTGGGTCGACCGTGTGCACATCCTGCAGGTGCTACTGAGACTGCTGCCCAACATGAGCAGTGATCTCCAAGGCCAGCTGCAGGGCCTGCTCATACACTTGCTCAACCTGGACCAGCCCCCCAGCCTCCAG GACCAGACGCAGAAGAAGTTCGTGATACTGGcgctgcagctgctcctggcctgCTCCCTGGAGTCCCGGGATGTGGTGCTGGAGCTCATGTCCTACTTCCTCTACTCTCCCGTGCACTGCCG GCCAGAGCTCAAGAAGCTGCTGCACGGGCTGGGCCTTCGGGACCCAGAGGGCTTCCTATTCAAGGAGATGATGACCTGGGTCCAGGGCCCAGACCTGGACTCCAAGGCCGGCCTGCGCACTTGCTGCCACCAGAAACTGGAGGACATGATCCAGCAGCTTCAG GAGACCCCATCGCAGACGTCAGTGGTCTCTGGGGCACCCACACGCGCCTCCGTGATACCCTCGGGCACCTCCTGGTCGCCCTCCAGCATCTTCGGGAGGCTCTCACAGGTCTCAGAGGTGCCTTTGATGGTGGTCTCACCTGCGGAGCCGCACTCTTTAGCCCCGGAGCTCCAGGCCCAGCGGACGCTGGCACCCACGCGCAGCTGGGGGACCCCTCAGTTCCGTCTCGGAGTGCTCTCCGAGACGCTGAAGAGCTTTTGCCTGGAGCCCGAGGCCCGCCTGCACCCTGCCGGGCCTGCTCAGCTGCCCGGAGAGCCGCCGCCGCTGGAGGAGACCGACTGGTCGCACTCGCAGCTGCTGGACTTGGGCCCCATCGACGCGCTCAACTTCTTCTGTGAGCAGCTGCGGGCGCAGCAGCGGAGTTCGCTCCAGGAGAAGGCTGCGCACCCACACCCGCCAGTGCCCGACACGGTGGCGCCGGTGCCCGACATGGTGGTGCCACCTCCACAGGAGCACTG GTGCCACCCCATCCTCCGGCTGCAGGAGGCCAAGCCGCAGAGGTCTGCGAGGTCCGCGATGAGACTGAGGG GCCCCATGCTGTCCCGGCTCTGTGCGGGCCGCACCCTGGACGGCCGCATCCGGACGCTGAAGCTGCCGCTGCCGCGTGTGGAGCCGCAGCCTTTCCCCCTGGACTGGCCCACGCCCCCGCGCCCGCTGCCCCCGCGGCTCCTGCAGCCGGCCCTGCAGCGCTACTTTCTGCCAGCGGACGCGGACCCTGACACCTACAGCTGA